From a region of the Rhipicephalus microplus isolate Deutch F79 chromosome X, USDA_Rmic, whole genome shotgun sequence genome:
- the LOC142777009 gene encoding uncharacterized protein LOC142777009, with protein sequence MQVQLGPVTVSSSLIVVDHRGPLLCGRDMIEEFRKAGMLLVEGTSSSVNVVHADSQLTALLDEFPDLFENLGCCKGPPVKLYLKESAQPRFLKARTVPYAMRAQVSAEIDRLVEVGVLSPVSVAEWATPVVPVVKKNGDIRLCGDFKLTVNPATRTEQYPLPKIDDIFAALSGGEVFSTLDLRNAYNQLSLDDDAKKITVLNTHKGLFCYKRLAFGIASAPALFQRRIEAVLQGIPGVKVYLDDIIVAEKGYDTTILRQVFERLRANGLTLNKEKCHFREKEVVFLGHRLDAKGLHPLQDNLEAVLAAPPPTSSISDHTSKDDVLQQVKTWILQGWPRRLGSEEQQYQPYFARRTTPTREEQSPAERLFGFQPRTRLSTYLAEEDGAKREATVNGVPNSGKKEFAPGREVWSRQYSQLGQRWLPGTVTTVEGKRLLTVNTPRGVQRRHVDQVRPRDSSTPIKKEPCETPMAMEQLPLSSSGIQSTSSEALQAGLSEPGEEASGGGIEPASPRSTAEPLPLRRSTRARKPPDRF encoded by the exons ATGCAGGTACAGCTTGGACCAGTAACGGTGAGCAGTTCGTTGATAGTAGTGGACCATCGAGGGCCCCTTTTGTGCGGAAGGGACATGATAGAGGAATTTCGCAAAGCAGGCATGTTGCTAGTAGAAGGCACGTCGTCTTCGGTGAATGTTGTTCACGCCGACAGCCAGCTAACCGCACTTCTTGACGAGTTTCCGGACCTCTTTGAGAACCTCGGATGCTGTAAGGGACCACCGGTGAAGCTGTACCTCAAGGAAAGTGCGCAACCTCGATTTCTGAAGGCTCGGACAGTCCCGTATGCCATGAGAGCGCAAGTCTCCGCCGAAATTGACCGACTGGTGGAAGTGGGCGTGCTGTCCCCAGTGAGCGTGGCTGAATGGGCAACACCGGTCGTGCCCGTAGTAAAGAAGAACGGAGACATCCGGCTGTGTGGGGACTTTAAGCTAACAGTTAATCCagcgacaagaacagagcagtacCCGCTTCCGAAAATTGACGACATCTTTGCGGCGCTATCAGGAGGCGAAGTGTTCAGCACACTCGACTTACGAAACGCATACAACCAGCTTTCCCTGGATGATGATGCTAAGAAGATAACTGTGTTGAATACACACAAAGGCCTCTTCTGCTACAAACGCTTGGCTTTTGGCATTGCCTCAGCGCCTGCGCTGTTTCAGCGGCGCATAGAAGCCGTGCTGCAGGGTATACCAGGGGTGAAagtttacctggacgacattattgtaGCAGAAAAAGGGTATGACACAACGATACTGCGGCAAGTGTTCGAACGACTTCGGGCGAACGGCCTAACACTGAACAAGGAGAAGTGCCACTTCCGGGAGAAAGAAGTGGTATTTCTAGGGCACCGACTCGATGCAAAAGGCctccacccactgcaggacaatttGGAAGCAGTGCTAGCGGCACCGCCACCGACTTCG AGTATTTCAGACCACACCAGCAAAGATGACGTACTTCAGCAAGTGAAGACTTGGATCTTGCAAGGCTGGCCAAGGCGTCTCGGTTCAGAGGAACAGCAGTACCAACCGTATTTTGCACGGAG GACAACACCGACCCGAGAGGAGCAGTCGCCCGCGGAAAGGCTTTTTGGATTCCAACCACGGACCCGCCTGAGCACCTACCTGGCAGAGGaagacggggcgaagagggaggCTACCGTCAACGGAGTTCCGAACTCTGGAAAGAAAGAGTTTGCACCAGGAAGGGAGGTGTGGAGTCGACAGTACAGTCAGCTAGGTCAAAGGTGGCTACCCGGAACCGTGACAACAGTCGAAGGCAAGCGATTGTTAACCGTTAACACGCCAAGGGGGGTGCAACGTAGACACGTCGATCAAGTACGACCACGCGACTCGTCGACACCGATTAAGAAAGAACCATGCGAAACGCCAATGGCCATGGAGCAATTGCCACTCTCATCCAGCGGCATCCAGTCAACTAGCAGCGAAGCCCTTCAGGCCGGTCTGTCCGAGCCTGGTGAGGAAGCGTCTGGCGGTGGCATCGAGCCAGCAAGTCCAAGGTCCACGGCAGAACCACTCCCACTCCGACGCTCCACCCGTGCCCGCAAGCCGCCGGATAGGTTTTAG